In Megalobrama amblycephala isolate DHTTF-2021 linkage group LG9, ASM1881202v1, whole genome shotgun sequence, the sequence AACAAGATTAAAGAACTCAGCACACTGGAGGCCCTGGTAAAAACACTGATGCATTAACACTATATTTCcaaattaatatcataaatatattttggagATGCTTTCATCAGCTCTTCAGTTAAGTATTTGATGTATGATTTGCTCTTCAACCCTCAGCAAAACCTAAAGAACCTGAAGAGTTTGGACCTGTTCAACTGTGAGATCACCACGTTGGAGGACTACAGGGAAAGCATCTTTGAGCTTCTGCCTCAGGTCACATACCTGGATGGCTTTGACGCAGAAGACAATGAAGCTCCAGACTCGGAGGCTGATGATGATGGTAAGAACCATGGGTTTGATCACACAGATAACTATGCTCAACCATGCATAAAAGTATGCTAAATCAAGTCATTATTTCTTGAACTATTACAcagatgatgatgaggatggCGAGGAAGGAGCAGGGCAGCTCGGGGAGtatgaggaagaggaggaggatgaggaaggCTCAGAGGGTGGAGAAGTTGGGCTGTCCTATCTAATGAAAGAGGACATCCAGGTGATGTAGCTTTCGCGTGTTTTTAACATTCACAATGAGTTTCCGAAAACTTTACCTCTTAATAACAACTGATTCCTTCTGTAACAGGACGAGGAAGATGATGACGACTACgtagaagaggaagaggaggaaggaGAGGGTAAGCATTAATTATGCTACCAAACATCTTGAAATTACCGCTTTTGTGTCGAACTGTTCTCTAATGACTGAAATTTGTTCTGTGCAGAAGAGGAGGCCGGCGTTCGAGG encodes:
- the anp32e gene encoding acidic leucine-rich nuclear phosphoprotein 32 family member E, coding for MEMKKRISLELRNRTPAEVAELVVDNCRSSDGEIEGLTDEFKELEFLSMVNVGLTSLAKLPSLPKLRKLELSDNNITGALETLAEKCANLTYLNLSGNKIKELSTLEALQNLKNLKSLDLFNCEITTLEDYRESIFELLPQVTYLDGFDAEDNEAPDSEADDDDDDEDGEEGAGQLGEYEEEEEDEEGSEGGEVGLSYLMKEDIQDEEDDDDYVEEEEEEGEEEEAGVRGEKRKRDAEDEGEDDDEDDD